ctgTGTGCTGGGCACATCAAACAAACCTTCAAGAGCGTGAACGATTTTTGGATTCCTTTTGAAGTCTCAGTCTGCGTCAAAACTCAATTCATTCATCGCTTCTCCGATCTCCACCTTCTGATCAATTCTCCCCTGATTTTTTGGTCAaacccaaaattaatttttaatgcaaCTAATAATTCACATCAACGATTGGCCCGTCGCATGATCACACTTCCTTTCATCGCTTTTCGCTTCTGGGTTTTCTGCTTCTTCTCGTGGGTCGgtgttttttgaaataaaaaaaaaattgattttttttcgtcAACTTTTTTGTGTGGTTGGGTTGAAGTGATGCTGGACTTCAGGGAAGGTTCCAGTGTGAAGGGGCTACTTTTCGGGTTCTGGGGTTTGAGATTTTGGGGTTAATTTTGTGGTGTTCGAGATGCAAGCCAATATTGAGTTCGAGGAAGGAGAGGCTTTCTTCTGTTATAAGGATGATGATGACGACGACAACACTGACCTTGATTCTCTCTCTTACATTGTAAGGGTTTACTTCAAATCATAAACAAGTTAAATGTTTTTCTGGTTTGGCTTCTCTACTCTGATTTTGCACGCAAATAGGACAAACAAGTGAAAATCATTTAGTACCACAATGATGCTATCATGTCACTAAGCATGAATTTTCAATTCATCAATGTGTTTTGTTCCTGGGGGAATATAGGGAATTGAGCAGTTGCTgaaatttttatgattaaacAAACTTATGTTTCGGTGTTGGAAAAGAAATTCAGCACTATAATCgtaaagattttgaaaaataatgtatTGGCAACTGACAAACAAAGGTAATCAATCCTAGAAAACTGCTAATGCATACTATGAATCAATTATGTTGTCCTAGGGATTCTGTAGATGCTTTTGAGTGTGTTTGTTTCTCCATTTAAAACCCAATTGAAAGCCAATCCATGGTTTTAATTCTCTCACATTGAAGTGCATTGGAAAGTGggataacaaaaaaaacaaacacactttTTTGCAGCACTATCCACTATATGCCACATCCAATCTCCGACCATTGATAACTACATGCTGTGTACTTGTGATGCAAGTTTATATTTTTGCTGTTTCTCAGATTGTTGATAGTATGCTAATTTTCATTTACAGTTTGGTCTGGGTGAAGATTGTTACCTTCCAATTGAATGATATAAATAGTGATAACTGTTGAATTCTTGTTGCTGGGCTTCATGGTGCCTGTCGTGATGTTGCTTCATTcctagtgattttttttagctAATGCAATTTTTGCTTTAATCAATGTCCTCTTGATTAAATTTCATCTTCAAAACAATAGGACTAATAATTTGCTTCCTGTTCTATTCAAGGATGAGAGGATTCAGCATGCTCTGGGTCATTTTCGAAAGGAATTTGAAGGAGGTGTTTCTGCTGGCCGTTTGGGTAAGTGACATAAGAGAAATCATACTTTGTAATGAGAAATGAAAGATCTGCCTCTGCACTcacaaaagtaattttattggATGATATGAATATTTTGTTCAGGTGCAAAATTTGGTGACTATGGCTCCTTTTTACCTACCTGTGAACACTCTCCTCCTTTGCGATCTTGTTCAAAGACTCCACAAAAGCACAATAGTTCACCAAAATCTCCTAGCAATCTCCACATGGCGGTATATCAGAATTTGTTGCtttatattttgcttttttgtCCATTggatacaaaaataatatgttaGCTTGGAAGAAATACAGTTTACTTGAGCATTGTCGGTTATGTTGTTATACAGGCTGCATTTCGTAACTCAAAAGCACTTCCAAATATGCCTTTTTCTATGAGGGTTGGAACTGCTTCCTATGAAGCTCCACCATTTCGTAATATAAGAGTACCTTCAGCAGATTACTCAGTAAAGAACACAGATATTTCCTCCAATGAAGTAATAGAGAAGTTCACTTTGAAAGACTGTGCAAATAAGTCAGAAATTTTGACTGACCAAAGAACACTGAAGTTGCGAATCAAAGTGAAATCAGATATCTTGGCAAAAAAGAATGCAGCAATTTATAGTGGTCTTGGACTCGATGACTCTCCATCTCCATCAATGGAGAACAGCCATGAGGAAAGTGAAGATATGCCACATGTATCTCAAGAAACCCCTGAAGAATCTCCAACCAGCATTGTTCAGGTAGATGATGTGTTCTGTTTCTATGAACCAATTATTCTGATAGCTTAAGCTGTCAAGTGAAAGTACATGAATGGTTTTGGTTGCGCTTAGGTAAACAACTTAATTAAATGCTTATTGAATAAGTGCCATGGTTCTAAATTGGGGTTGCGGTTTTGTTGTGATCCTTGACATTGCGAGAAATTGTGGGAAAATGCAGCTGATGCAGCCCGTAATTGCAGTCGCTATGCACTTGAGATGAGTTGAAAAATCTTTAGGTTGCAGATCACAATTTAGAACCATGATAAGTGCCTATCATATAAACACTTATGAATAAGTTGTTTCTATGATCAAAGAGGAAATAGGGTTAAATTGATTTCATGCAAGTTGTAAGCTGTTTTCATAAGTTGGAGAGCTTATTGAGATAAGTTGAAAACAACTGATCGACgtatcataaaataaaactaaacacGTGCATAAGTACTTATGACATaagataagttaaaaaaaactggAAATAAACTCTTCCAAATTCACCCTTTATATCTAATTCAACCAAGTGCTTATGGCATaagataaattcaaataaactGGAAATAAACTCTCCCATATTCATCCTTTATATCTAATTCAGCCAATCATGCAAGAGCCTTTGAGCTTGAAGCATGGATAAGCATAGGTCTATCTTATCTTGTGTGCTGAAACTTAACTTTTGTTCAAAATAATCAAGGCAATAATGATTGAACTGTAGACTAAATGTTCACAGAAGCTCTGATGCCATGTCATGAACCAACTTCCCTAAAAACTTAAACTGTTGGGTGAAAGTACAtgaattgttttatatataacaatatttttctttaatttttataatgtttgATGCTACAGGTTATGACTTCTTTCACTATCCCTGGAGGTGTGCTAATATCACCTCTACATGACAGTCTCCTGTACTTGATAAGAAAGGAAAAAGCTCTTGGAAACATCAAACCCATGTCTTCTCTTAATGGTAATTCCGTGTCTATTAATGAATCAGATTCTTTTGTGGGGGATGGACATTTGTTGAAGAAAAGGAAAGTGACAGTGGTGGACCAAAGTCACAAGCAGCATATGAATGGTAACTGTTCTGAGAATGATATGACATTGCATACGAAGAAAAAATTAGGAAATAGAACTCCGGATCGTAAGGACTTTCTATCTAATGACCTGAGATGCACTCCACTGTCAAGCTCAATTTGTGATGCTGGTGAAACAGCTGAAGTCACTGTTAAGGGTTTTGAAGTATCCAAGGAGGTTGATGGTGTGAAATGTAGAATGGTTTCCACTGAAGCAGTGAAGGAGGATTCACTAGAGTCAATATCTGGTCAGGATTTTGACAAGATTGAGAAGCAAAATACAGGGAGTGGCtttatgaaaaatgttttagagcataaaatgataatttctcAGAATAATAATTCTACTAATCCTAAGACTAATAGCAAGTGTAACACATTTGCAATTTCAAAAAGGATCAAGTGTGATGCATTGAAATGTAAGGTGGATCAAGATACTCAAAAGTGTGAAACTAATCAGGAAGGAAAGGTGAAATCTGAAAGCAAGAATGAGTCAAAAGGTGAAAGGAGTCCTGGAAATGTTATGACTCTTGCTGAAAAAGATAGCATTGGTACTAGTAATAATGCAATGGTAAATGATAGAAAGAGAACAAGCATTGATGTTActtctttgaaaagtaaaatgcataaaataaagTCACTGAAGGTTAATAAGGTCAGAGATTGTGACAGAGATtcattgaaaggaaaaaaatcacaACAGAAAGTTGATAGAATAAATCCAACTGATGGGCCTACTCTTAATAAGGCCACAGTAAATTCTAGCCTTGATCACGTTGATAAGAGTGCATATAGGGTTAAAGGAAATGAAAGACCAAGTGGCAATAAAGTTGTTAACCAGTTGTCAGCTGGGCCATGTGTAAAAGATGCACCAGGTGCATTTCCTATTGCTGAAAATAAACCAACTTCTGAAATGGTTCTGTCATCAGAAGCAGCAACACCTCAAGTTATCGAAGAAGATTGGGTATGCTGTGACAGTTGCCAGAAATGGCGGCTTCTACCTATGGGTTTAAAGCCTGAGCAGCTTCCAGAGAAATGGTTGTGTAGCATGCTATATTGGCTGTAAGTTCATTACTCTCATCTTGGGTTCATTTATGAGCATATTTTTCTAGTTAAAACttagtttatttgttttataaccAGAATTGAGCAGTACCTAGGGTGATATACAAATTATGATACATTTGGCCTTTgctatatattattagattttCACTGTTCTTCTGAAATTGTTGTTAGGCCTGGAATGAATCGGTGTAACATCAGCGAGGAGGAGACAACAAAAGCACTTTATGCTTTGTATCAAATGCCAATTTCTGAGGGTCAAAATAACATGCAAAGCCATGCCGCTGGACCTGAAACTGGAGTGGGATCTGTTGATGCTCTGCAACTTGGCCTGAATCGCAAAAAGTCCAGTTCTGATGTAATGCTTGATCGAGGAAAGAAGAAACATGGTATTAATGAAAAGACAAGGTCAGGAGTCAATAATGACATGCATCGGTTGTCAAATAATGCTCAAGAGTCTGTTAAAAATAGAAGCTTGAATGAGATGAATAAGCAGTCTACAGACTCAAACCGTATAAAGAAATCTATTTCTAAACATTCAAGCAGGTTGAACAATTtgatagaagaaaaaaacacaccTAAGGTGAAAGAAAAGCAAATGAATGGAGGTATCTCATTCACTTCAGGGTTGATATATTATGTTGTTgcttcatattaatttttatggcacaaataactatttataattagttttttaatagaATATGTCAATGTTGTCAAATGCGTCGCAGGTGACAGAAATCATGTTAGATTGAAACGTAAGATGGAGGATAATCAACATGGATCTGGAACTCCTAAGAAATCTAAGGCTGAAGATGTTTGCTATGCTGATAAACCACTGAATCCTGGCATGGAATTTAAAAAGGTGGGTCTAATCTCAAGAAATAGTTTACCAACAAAGGCTAGTGGGAGAAATATGAGGAAATATGATGATTATTGTTGGTCTGATGATCTAGTGGACAAGTTGGTAGTTCCAGTGAAGAAAGGAGACCGGGCACAGTTTTCATCAGATGATGGTTCATTGGATGCTACAAACACCAGAAAAAGTGGTTCaattaagaaaaggaaaatggcCGATTGGCTGGATAATGAGAAACATAACAAAACATTGTCCTTGGAAGGCAATATGCAATGTGGTAAAGAAGGGAATGCAAataagaaggagaagaagta
This region of Glycine soja cultivar W05 chromosome 17, ASM419377v2, whole genome shotgun sequence genomic DNA includes:
- the LOC114393266 gene encoding uncharacterized protein LOC114393266 isoform X1, which codes for MQANIEFEEGEAFFCYKDDDDDDNTDLDSLSYIDERIQHALGHFRKEFEGGVSAGRLGAKFGDYGSFLPTCEHSPPLRSCSKTPQKHNSSPKSPSNLHMAAAFRNSKALPNMPFSMRVGTASYEAPPFRNIRVPSADYSVKNTDISSNEVIEKFTLKDCANKSEILTDQRTLKLRIKVKSDILAKKNAAIYSGLGLDDSPSPSMENSHEESEDMPHVSQETPEESPTSIVQVMTSFTIPGGVLISPLHDSLLYLIRKEKALGNIKPMSSLNGNSVSINESDSFVGDGHLLKKRKVTVVDQSHKQHMNGNCSENDMTLHTKKKLGNRTPDRKDFLSNDLRCTPLSSSICDAGETAEVTVKGFEVSKEVDGVKCRMVSTEAVKEDSLESISGQDFDKIEKQNTGSGFMKNVLEHKMIISQNNNSTNPKTNSKCNTFAISKRIKCDALKCKVDQDTQKCETNQEGKVKSESKNESKGERSPGNVMTLAEKDSIGTSNNAMVNDRKRTSIDVTSLKSKMHKIKSLKVNKVRDCDRDSLKGKKSQQKVDRINPTDGPTLNKATVNSSLDHVDKSAYRVKGNERPSGNKVVNQLSAGPCVKDAPGAFPIAENKPTSEMVLSSEAATPQVIEEDWVCCDSCQKWRLLPMGLKPEQLPEKWLCSMLYWLPGMNRCNISEEETTKALYALYQMPISEGQNNMQSHAAGPETGVGSVDALQLGLNRKKSSSDVMLDRGKKKHGINEKTRSGVNNDMHRLSNNAQESVKNRSLNEMNKQSTDSNRIKKSISKHSSRLNNLIEEKNTPKVKEKQMNGGDRNHVRLKRKMEDNQHGSGTPKKSKAEDVCYADKPLNPGMEFKKVGLISRNSLPTKASGRNMRKYDDYCWSDDLVDKLVVPVKKGDRAQFSSDDGSLDATNTRKSGSIKKRKMADWLDNEKHNKTLSLEGNMQCGKEGNANKKEKKYIVLNTEAKSVTERDDKLIRESGMKRVFSSDSRDEMAIGTEVKSVNKVQQPRKHNKIVASYQALDCFDPLSKDLGSGQLSLAATSSSSKVSGSHKARTNVEDVRGSPLESVTSSPLWTSNMDKHILESGDTSEKHDTRKGGLSKSLNNREGKLSVKMKERISYDIHPAHGNYGSSSHHEEKVNKSNKEDALSWQKSGRVTSLRVKEKDRISGSEVSREKMKVSASDNDFHKNGVSYESAVDPNRHASDTETRNDVKNSSLKSNHKIDNPSKKNSSRHWSNEAGKQTVLKQKDFGNSVLKVDATCSTNRKIISQQNLIQDFEKENKANQVCTGSRDGKAKVITSSEDKVKRETLYVGSRTAPESQRGDMSDGHPFHASGNDVPKFVRNPVDVSCKVGFNCSSESFIPDGQLSESGPVTTNSSKTATSILEEATKLKDSADHYKNSGFEFESNETYFKSALKFLHGASLLESSHGESSKHGEASQMQIYATTAKLFESCAHKYEKRQEMAAAALAYKCLEVVYMRLVYCKHSSINRDRHELQSTLQMVSQGESPSSSASDIDNLNNLAVADKATLTRGSNTHVPSNQVISARNRPNIVRLLDFTQDINLAMEASRKCKTTYMAASLNMEDSWNRDCITSIRKVVDFSFQDVDELVHLVLTATKAITCAGLGGVRD
- the LOC114393266 gene encoding uncharacterized protein LOC114393266 isoform X2, which translates into the protein MQANIEFEEGEAFFCYKDDDDDDNTDLDSLSYIDERIQHALGHFRKEFEGGVSAGRLGAKFGDYGSFLPTCEHSPPLRSCSKTPQKHNSSPKSPSNLHMAAAFRNSKALPNMPFSMRVGTASYEAPPFRNIRVPSADYSVKNTDISSNEVIEKFTLKDCANKSEILTDQRTLKLRIKVKSDILAKKNAAIYSGLGLDDSPSPSMENSHEESEDMPHVSQETPEESPTSIVQVMTSFTIPGGVLISPLHDSLLYLIRKEKALGNIKPMSSLNGNSVSINESDSFVGDGHLLKKRKVTVVDQSHKQHMNGNCSENDMTLHTKKKLGNRTPDRKDFLSNDLRCTPLSSSICDAGETAEVTVKGFEVSKEVDGVKCRMVSTEAVKEDSLESISGQDFDKIEKQNTGSGFMKNVLEHKMIISQNNNSTNPKTNSKCNTFAISKRIKCDALKCKVDQDTQKCETNQEGKVKSESKNESKGERSPGNVMTLAEKDSIGTSNNAMVNDRKRTSIDVTSLKSKMHKIKSLKVNKVRDCDRDSLKGKKSQQKVDRINPTDGPTLNKATVNSSLDHVDKSAYRVKGNERPSGNKVVNQLSAGPCVKDAPGAFPIAENKPTSEMVLSSEAATPQVIEEDWVCCDSCQKWRLLPMGLKPEQLPEKWLCSMLYWLPGMNRCNISEEETTKALYALYQMPISEGQNNMQSHAAGPETGVGSVDALQLGLNRKKSSSDVMLDRGKKKHGINEKTRSGVNNDMHRLSNNAQESVKNRSLNEMNKQSTDSNRIKKSISKHSSRLNNLIEEKNTPKVKEKQMNGGDRNHVRLKRKMEDNQHGSGTPKKSKAEDVCYADKPLNPGMEFKKVGLISRNSLPTKASGRNMRKYDDYCWSDDLVDKLVVPVKKGDRAQFSSDDGSLDATNTRKSGSIKKRKMADWLDNEKHNKTLSLEGNMQCGKEGNANKKEKKYIVLNTEAKSVTERDDKLIRESGMKRVFSSDSRDEMAIGTEVKSVNKVQQPRKHNKIVASYQALDCFDPLSKDLGSGQLSLAATSSSSKVSGSHKARTNVEDVRGSPLESVTSSPLWTSNMDKHILESGDTSEKHDTRKGGLSKSLNNREGKLSVKMKERISYDIHPAHGNYGSSSHHEEKVNKSNKEDALSWQKSGRVTSLRVKEKDRISGSEVSREKMKVSASDNDFHKNGVSYESAVDPNRHASDTETRNDVKNSSLKSNHKIDNPSKKNSSRHWSNEAGKQTVLKQKDFGNSVLKVDATCSTNRKIISQQNLIQDFEKENKANQVCTGSRDGKAKVITSSEDKVKRETLYVGSRTAPESQRGDMSDGHPFHASGNDVPKFVRNPVDVSCKVGFNCSSESFIPDGQLSESGPVTTNSSKTATSILEEATKLKDSADHYKFLHGASLLESSHGESSKHGEASQMQIYATTAKLFESCAHKYEKRQEMAAAALAYKCLEVVYMRLVYCKHSSINRDRHELQSTLQMVSQGESPSSSASDIDNLNNLAVADKATLTRGSNTHVPSNQVISARNRPNIVRLLDFTQDINLAMEASRKCKTTYMAASLNMEDSWNRDCITSIRKVVDFSFQDVDELVHLVLTATKAITCAGLGGVRD